The genomic region AAATATTACGCTCTTTTTAACGTCTTATGCCGAGAAAATTATAGGAGTTGAATCAGGCGATTTTGCGGTAGAACTCGGAAAGAAAAACGCCGTATTAAACAATATAAGCAATATTAAATTCGTTAAATCGGACGTATCGAAATTTCTCGATAAAATTGAAAAAGATAAAAAATTCGATTTAATAATTTTAGACCCGCCAAGATCCGGCATTAAAAGTCTGACAAATAAAATAACGGATTTAAATCCGTTATATATAATATACGTATCTTGCGATACAATGACGTTTCTAAGGGATTTAAAGCAATTTGCGGAAACGGGCTATGAAATAGAAAAAATAGATATATTCGATATGTTTCCAAGAACATATCACTTGGAACAGGTAGCTTTTTTAAGAAAAAATCGGCGGCCATGAACCGCCTGCTTTTGTATTCAGATTACTTGCCGACCTTAACTGCCCTGACCACTTTTCCCGCTTTAAGGCATTTTGCGCAGACTTTTATTCTTTTATTGCCGCCGTTAGCGGTAACAGCCTTAACCATATGCAAATTAGGAAAAGATACTTTCTTTGTTTTATTATTGGCATGCGAAACATTATTTCCGAACTGTATACCTTTACCGCAAATACTGCAAACTCTTGACATTTTATATTCTCCTTATTCTTAATAAAAACTGAAAATATCTCGTATCCGTTATATATAATTACATTTTTCTAATTGAGCCTTATATTTTATAACATCGATAACCGTTTTGTCAATCAAAAAAACCTATGTGTCATTTAAATTTTAAAACCGA from Candidatus Acidulodesulfobacterium acidiphilum harbors:
- the rpmB gene encoding 50S ribosomal protein L28 — translated: MSRVCSICGKGIQFGNNVSHANNKTKKVSFPNLHMVKAVTANGGNKRIKVCAKCLKAGKVVRAVKVGK